Genomic DNA from Nocardioides aquaticus:
GTCCTGGCGCCGGTCGGTGCTCCGGTCCTGATCCTGGGCGGCATCCTCGGCGGCTGGTTCACGCCGACCGAGGCCGCCGCGGTCGGTGCGCTCTACATGCTGCTGCTCGGCTTCGCCTACCGGTCGCTGGACCTGCGGGTGCTGCCCTCGATCTTCGTCGAGACCGTGCTGACGACCGCGGCGATCATGCTGATCGTCTCCTCCGCGGCGCTGCTCGGCTTCGTGCTGGCCCGCGAGCGTGTCCCGCAGCTGCTCTCCGAGCTCGTGCTCGGGATCACCGACGACGCGACGGTCTTCCTGATCCTGGTCGCGCTCCTGATGCTGGTGCTCGGCACCGTCATCGACGCCACCGCGGTGCTGGTCCTGATCGTGCCGATCCTGATGCCGATCGGCCTGCGCCTCGACGTCGACCCCGTCGTGCTCGGGGTGCTGATGATCGTGTCGTTGATGATCGGCCTGCTCACGCCGCCGGTCGGCACCGTCCTCTACGTCCTCAGCTCCACGATGAAGGTGCCGGTGGGCGAGGTCTTCAAGGCCTCGGTCCCCTTCACCATCCCGCTGCTGGCCGTCTGCGTCCTGATCATCTTCGTCCCCGGGGTCGTGACCTGGCTCCCGACCAGGCTCGGTCTGTAGCAGGCGCGACCCCCACCACCCACCGTCTCGGTCCACCACCCGGCACCGCCGGGACCACCGGAAGGAACACCGATGAACCGCACCTCCCGCGTCACCCGCTCCACCCTCGCCGCCGCGGCGGTCCTGCTCCCGATCGGCCTGCTGAGCGCCTGCGGCGGGGGCGACTCGTCCGGCTCCGGCGGCGTCGAGCTGACGCTGGCCCACAGCTACACCGAGGACCAGCCGCAGCACGCCTGCGGTGCCGAGGTGATCAAGGAGGAGGTCGAGGCCGCCGACGCCGGCATGACCGTCGAGATCTACCCGAGCAGCCAGCTCGGCGCCGACGCCGACCGGATCGCCTCGGTGCAGTCGGGCGACATCGACCTCGACATCCAGGGCGCCTCGGCACTGGCCGCCGCCTACGAGCCGATCGGCGTGATCGACGCGGCGTACGCCTTCGAGAGCACCGAGCACCTGGCGGCCTTCTTCGACGGGGAGGCCAGCGACACCGTCAAGGCCGACTTCAAGGACGCCTCCGGGGTCTCCGTCCTCGGGGCGTGGTCGGCCGGGGCGCGCCAGTTCACCGCCTCCGAGCCGATCCGCGAGCCCGCGGACCTGGACGGCCTGCGGATGCGCTTCCCCGGGTCGCCGCAGTTCCTGCTCAACGCGGAGGCACTCGGCGCCCAGCCCACGGAGGTGGCCTACGAGGAGCTCTACCTCGCCCTCCAGCAGGGCGTCGTGGACGGCCAGGAGAACCCGATCACGAACATCTCGGCGACCAACATCGCCGAGGTCCAGGACTACCTCAGCCTCTCCAGCCACGCGCAGAACTCCAACCTGATCATCGCCGGACCGGTCTACGACGAGCTCGACGCCGACCAGCAGCAGGTCCTCGACGACGCCGTGGCCACCGCGGTGGACGGACTGCCGGCCTGCGTGGAGGAGGAGGAGACCGCGCAGCTCGAGGAGTGGGCCTCGAGCGGCGAGATCGAGATCGTCGACGACGTCGACGTCGAGGCCTTCAGCGCGCAGACCGACGCCTGGTTCACCGACAACCTCGAGGGCGAGTCCCTCGCGGTCTACGAGGCCATCAAGAGCTCGGCCCCGTGACGGGGGAGGTACCCGACGCCGCCCCGGTCCAGACCTACCGGGGGCCCGTGCCCGCGGCAGACCTCGGCTGGACCCTGACCCACGAGCACCTGTTCGTGCTCAGCCCCGAGCTCGACCGCGACCACCCCCACCCCGAGTGGGACCCCGACGCGGCGGTGGACAGGGCGGTGGCCGGCCTGGAGGAGCTGTACGACCTCGGGGTCCGCACGGTGGTCGACCTGACGGTGCCCGGCCTGGGTCGCGACGTCACCCTCGTCGGGCGGGTCGCGGCGCGGGCCCGGGTCAACCTCCTGGCGGCCACCGGGTGGTACACCGACGCGGTCCTGCCGCCGTACTTCCGCACGCACGGACCCGGTCGGCTGATCGGCGGCCCGGAACCCCTGGTCGAGATGTTCCTGCGGGACCTGGAGGAGGGCGTGGCCGGGACGGGCGTGCGCGCTGCGGTGATCAAGGTCGTGACGGACGAGCCCGGTCTGACGCCGGACGTCAGCCGTGTCCTGGCCGCCGCCGCGGTCGCCCAGCAGCGCACGGGCGTCCCCGTCGTCACCCACAGCAACCCCCACCTGCGCACCGGGCTCGACCAGCTGCGGGTGCTCGGGGACGCCGGGGTCGACCTGCGACGGGTGGTCGTCGGCCACAGCGGCGACACCCCCGACCGCGGCTACCTGCGAGCCCTGCTCGACCACGGCGCGACGATCGGCGTCGACCGTCTGGGGATGGCCCATGTCGCCGACGACGACGTCATGGTGGACAGCGTCGTGACCCTGGCGGCCGAGGGCTACGCCGACCGGATCGTGCTGTCGCACGACGCGGCGTACTTCAGCCGGGTGACCCCGCCGTCGTGGCGTCGGGAGCACGCGCCGCACTGGCGCCACGACCACCTCGCCCGCTGCGTGCTGCCCCGGCTGCGCGCGGCCGGCGTCTCCGCGGACGACCTGGACCGGATGACCACCCACAACGCACGACGGCTGCTGACGCCGTCGGTGGAGGCCGCCGCGTGAGCACCCACTACCGGGTCGCGTTGCTCGGGCACGGCATCGGGCCGTCCCTGACGCCGGCCCTGCACGAGCAGGAGGCGGCGCTGCTGGGTCTCGACTACCGCTACGAGACCGTCGACCTGATCGGGGACCCCGACGTCGACCTCGGGGCGTTGCTGACCCGGCTCGAGGGGGAGGGGTTCGCCGCCGTCAACGTGACCCACCCCTTCAAGGTGGCGGTGCTCGACCACGTCGCCTCGACGAGCGCCGTGGTGGAGCGGATCGGGTCGGCCAACCTGGTGCTGCTGGACGGCACCGGCGACCCCGGAAGCCCCCACCGCCGCGCGCACAACACCGACGTGACGGGGTTCGGGGCCGGTCTGGTGGCGTTCCTGGGCGACCGCCCGCGTGGGCGGGTGCTGCAGGTCGGGGCCGGAGGGGCGGGTCGCGCGACGGCGTACGCGCTGCTCGACCTGGGGTTCGACGAGGTCGTGGTGCACGACCGTGACCCCGTCGCCGCGGCCGCGCTCGTCGAGCGCTTCGCCCCGACGTCGGGGGGACGGATGCTCGCCTCCGAGGACGATCTCGCGACCTGGGTGACGGACGTGGACGGCGTGGTGCACGTGACGCCGATGGGGATGGCCGAGCACCCCGGCGTCGCCTTCGACCCCACCGTCCTGCGCGAGGGGGCCTGGGTGGCCGAGGTGGTCTACCGCCCGCTCGAGACCGAGCTGCTGCGCCGCGCCCGCGCCCGGGGTGCCGACACGCTCGACGGAGGGCTCATGGCCGTCGGTCAGGCGGTCGACAGCCTGCGGCTGATCACGGGCCGTGAGCCCGACCGGGACCGGATGACCGAGCACTTCCGCGCCCTCGTCCGGTCCCTCGAGAGCGACGGTGCGGCGTGAGCGCGGTCTGGGTGCTCAACGGGCCCAACCTCAACCTGCTCGGCACCCGCGAGCCCGCGGTCTACGGCCACGACACCCTCGCTGACGTCGAGGACCGCTGCCGGCGGACCGCCACGACGCTCGGCCTGGGCCTGGACTTCCGGCAGACCAACCATGAGGGGGTGCTCGTGGACTGGATCCAGCAGGCCGGTGCCGGGGTGGCGGCCGGGGACGTCCTCGGGGTCGTGCTGAACGCCGGGGCCCTCACCCACACCTCGGTCGCGCTCCGCGACGCCGTGGTCGGGGCGGTGGTGCCGACCGTGGAGGTGCACCTCAGCAACGTGCACGCCCGCGAGCCGTTCCGCCACCACTCGTACCTGAGCCCCGTCGCCCGGGGTGTCGTGGTCGGGCTCGGGCCGCTGGGCTACGAGCTGGCCGTCCGGTCCTTCGCCCCCACCCAGGAGAGCTGATGCGCACCTCGATCGCCACGGTCTGCCTCAGCGGCAGCCTGGAGGACAAGATGACCGCGGCCGCCGCCGCCGGGTTCGACGGGATCGAGGTGTTCGAGCCCGACCTGGTCGCCAGCGACCTCTCCCCGGAGGAGGTCCGCAGCCGGGCAGGCAGGCTCGGCCTCACCCTCGACCTCTACCAGCCCTTCCGGGACTTCGAGGGCGTCACCGACGACCTGCTCGCGGCCAACCTGCGCCGCGCCGAGGCCCGCTTCGCGGTCATGCAGCGGCTCGGCGTCGACACCGTCCTGGTGTGCAGCAACGTCGGGACGGCCACCGTCGACTCCGACGACGTCTCGGCGCACCAGCTGCGCCGGCTCGGCGACCTCGCCGCGGCGTACGACGTGCGGATCGCCTTCGAGGCGCTGGCCTGGGGGCGCTTCGTGGACGACTACCGCCGAGCGGCCCGCATCGTCGCGCTGGCCGACCACCCCGCCGTCGGCACCTGCCTGGACAGCTTCCACATCCTCTCCCGCGGCCACGACCCGGCCGGGATCGAGGAGATCCCGGCGGAGAAGATCTTCTTCGTGCAGCTGGCGGACGCGCCGAGGCTGGCCATGGACGTGCTGTCCTGGAGCCGCCACCACCGGCTCTTCCCCGGGGAGGGCGACTTCGACCTCACCGGGTTCGTGGCGCACCTGCTGCGCGCGGGCTACGCCGGCCCGCTCTCGCTGGAAGTCTTCAACGACACCTTCCGCCAGACCGACACGGCCCGGACCGCCGCGCACGCCTTCCGGTCCCTGGTGTGGCTCCAGGACCAGGCCGCGCGCCGACTCGACGCCGGTCCGCTGACCCGGATCGCCGAGGCCGCGCCGCCGGTGGGCGTCGACTTCGTCGAGGTCAAGGCCGAGGACACCGGCGAGGTCGAGGCCACCCTGGACCAGCTCGGGCTCACCTTCCGTGGTCAGCACCGGACCAAGCCGGTGCGGCTCTGGTCGGGCGGCCCGGCCAGGATGGTGCTCAACGAGCAGCACGCCCGCGAGGTCGAGCCGGTCGTCGCCGGGCTCGGCCTGGTGGTGCCGGACGCCGCGGCCACCGAGCGACGCGCCCACGACCTCGGGGTGCAGCCCGTCCACCGGCGCTCGCAGGTCGACGAGGCCCGTCTGGCCGGGTTCCTGGCCCCCGACGGCCTCGAGGTCTACCTCGTCGACGCCCCGGGCCCGGACGCGGAGCCGACCTGGGTGGAGGAGTTCGAGCACGGCCTGCCGCGGGACACGGCGGACTCCTTCACCGGTGTCGACCACGTCAACCTGGTGCACTCCTGGGCCGAGCACGACGAGGCGGTCCTGTTCTGGACCGCGGCCGCCGGGTTCGACGCCCCGGCCGCCACCCAGGTGGCCAGTCCGCAGGGGCTGGTGCGCAGCCAGGTGGTCCGCACGCCGGACGGCCGGGTCCGCCTGCCGCTGAACGTCGCCCCGGCGGTCAGTCGCGACTACCCGGAGCACGTCGCGCTGCACTGCACCGACATCTGGGCGGTGGCCTCCCGGGCGGCCGGGCGCGGGATGGCGTTCCTGCCGGTGCCCGACAACTACTACGACGACCTCGCCGCCCGCTTCGGGCTCGACCCCGGGCTCCTCGACCGCCTCCGGTCCGCCCAGCTCCTCTACGACCGGGACGGTGCGGGGGAGTTCCTGCACTTCTACACGCGCCGGGTCGGTCGGGTCTTCTTCGAGGTGGTGCAGCGGCTGGACGGTTACGACGGGTACGGCGCCGACAACGCCCCGGTCCGGCTGGCCTCCCAGGCGCGGGTCGACCGGGTCGAGCGGACGGCACGAGAGTCCGCCGCCGGACCGGCCGCCGGGGCTCGCGGGCGGCCGCGGACCTGACCGCGATGGCGGGTCAGCGCCGGCATGGTCCTGCGTGACCGGGGTTGTGTCGTGGCTGAGCCTCTACGAGGTCGATCTCAACCGCGCAGGGTGAGCGGCATCAGCGCGTGCACCTGGTCGGTCATGGTGTCCAGCGCCTCCTGCGGTTCCGCGGTCAGGTAGCCGAGCAGCGCCTGCTGGAAGAGCCCGTCGAGCACGCCGTACGCAGCCGCCGGCGTCATGGCGACGTCGGCCCCGCTGAGCTCGGCGTAACGCGAGACGACCCGCCAGATCATGTCCTCCAGCGTCTGGTCGATCATCAGCACGGCCTCGCGCAGTGGCTCCTCGAACATGCTCTGCGTGCGCAGGTCGTACCAGAGGCGGTGCATCGGCGCCTCGAGCTGCAGCGTCTCCACGAGCTTCGCGGCGAACGAGGTCAGGAGCTCCTCAGGGGTGGTCGAGTGGGCGACCAGTCCGTCGTAACGACGGACGCACTGTGCCTTGTAGTGGCGGACGCAGTAGACGATCAGCTCGGTCTTGTTGGCGAAGTAGTAGTGCACGACGCCGTGGCTGAACTGAGAGTTGTTGGCGATCTCGCGAAGGCTGGTGCGTGCGTAGCCCAGCTCGCCGAGCGTCTGCAGGGCCGACTCGGCCAGCTGGTTGCGTCGCTCGTCGTACCTGTCGGCCGGGGGCGGCGTGGTGTCCTCGCGGGCGCCTTGGCGGACGCGCCGGACGGCGCCTCGGGCGCCGTTCTCGTCCTGGCCATGCGGCCACCCTAGTCGAGCGGGGCTCCGGACCCGGCGTTCTCTTGACGCGTGACCAGATGTACCTGGACGGCTGTCCAGCAATCTCTTGACAAGTGTCAAGGAGCGCGACACGTTGTGACCGCGACCACATCCACCCGTCTGAAGGAGCTCACCATGACCGACCTCGACCTGACCGGGCGTACCGCGCTCGTCAGCGGAGCAGCGCAAGGACTGGGGGAGGGGATGGCGCAGGCGCTGGCGGCTGCCGGCGCGCGCGTCGTCGTCGCGGACCTGCAGGACGACCTCGGCGAGAAGGTGGCCGGCTCGCTGAAGGGCGAGGGCCACGGATTCGTGCACCTCGACGTGACCGACGAGGCGAGCTGGGAGAACGCCACCCGTGTTGCGGTCTCCGAGTTCGGCGGCCTCGACGTCCTGGTGAACAACGCCGGGGTCGAGATCAGCAGCCTGATCACCGAGGTGGTTCCCGAGGACATCCGCACGATGCTGGAGGTCAACGTCCTCGGTACCGCGCTCGGCGTGAAGTGGGGCCTGCGGACCATGCGTCCCGACGGGCCCGCCGGCCAGGGCGGCAGCATCATCAACATCTCCTCGGTCGCCGCCACGATCGCGTTCCCGGGCATCCCGATCTACTCGGCGACGAAGTCCGCGGTCAACCGGCTCACCCGGGTCTCGGCCATGGAGGCCGGCAAGCTCGGCTACGGCGTTCGCGTCAACTGCGTCTACCCGGGCCTGGTGCCCACCGCCATGGGCCAGGGGCTCGCCGCCGACATGGCCGAGCTCGGCCTCTTCGGATCCCCCGAGGAAGCGGTGGGCGCGGTCATCGAGCTCACGCCCTCCGGGCGTCTGGGCGAGGTCGCGGACATGGCCGACGCCGTGGTGTTCCTGGCCTCGGACGCCTCGCGCTTCATCAATGGAGTCGGCCTGCCGGTCGACGGCGGAATGGGGATGTGAGCCATGGGTGACAAGCAGGTCGTCGTCTACGGCGCCTCCGGCTACACCGGCCGGCTCATCTGCGAGTACCTCCGCGAGTACCACGTCCCGTTCATCGCCGCCGGCCGTGACGGAGCCAAGCTGAAGACCTCCATGGAGGGCCACGTCGCCGGCATCGAGACCGCCGACTACGAGGTCGTCGAAGTCACCCACGACGTCGCGTCCCTGACCGAGCTGTTCCGTGGAGCGTCCGTGGTGCTCAACACGGTCGGACCGTTCAGCAAGTGGGGGCCGGAGGTCGTCGAGGCGTGCCTCGCCGTCGGTGCGCACTACACGGACACCACCGGTGAGCAGGACTGGCTGATCACCTGTGACGAGCAGTACGGCGCGGACTTCGCGGCAGCCGGGCTGCTCCTCGCGCCTGGCATCGCGCAGATGTACACGACCGGCGAGATCGCCGCCGAGGTCGCGCTGGAGACACCCGGCCTCGACACCCTCGACATCGCCGTGTTCTGGGGTGGCAGCCCGACGATCGCTTCGACGCAGACGATCCTCTTCAACGCCGCTCTCTCCGGCGCGCACTACCTCGAGCAGAACGCCTACGTGCCGTTCGATCCGGACGCCGGTCACTTCCACCTCGCCGTCCCCGGCCAGCACGAGCTCGCGCTCGCGCTGCCGTGGGGAGGGACGTCGCACCCCGTCTGGTACCGCAGGGACCCGCGTGTGGCGAGCTGCAGGGCGCTCGGCGGGGTGTTCGACAAGGCGCTGATGCTCGGGGTGCCGCAGATCGTCGCGGGTGCGCTGGAGGCGACCAAGGACATGGAGCCCGACGAGAAGTACGCCGCCCTCGCCGCCACCGCCGCACAGGTGATGAGCTCCATGCCGCCCCGGGAGAACCCCCGGCTGAACAAGTCGCTCGACTCGGTGCACGCGTCCGGCCCCCTCGGACGCGCGCACTGCGTCATCCACGGCAACCAGAACTACAAGCAGACAGGGTTGCTGCAGGCCTACGCGGCGTACTCGCTGCTGATGCAGCCTCCCAAGCGGGTCGGGTTCGCCTCGGGCTGCCAGGCCTTCGGCCACCGCGAGCTGCTCGGCGTGCTCCGCTCGTTCGGGCTGGTCTCGCAGCCCGTCCTGACCGTCCAGGCCTGACCGTCGTGCGGC
This window encodes:
- a CDS encoding DctP family TRAP transporter solute-binding subunit gives rise to the protein MNRTSRVTRSTLAAAAVLLPIGLLSACGGGDSSGSGGVELTLAHSYTEDQPQHACGAEVIKEEVEAADAGMTVEIYPSSQLGADADRIASVQSGDIDLDIQGASALAAAYEPIGVIDAAYAFESTEHLAAFFDGEASDTVKADFKDASGVSVLGAWSAGARQFTASEPIREPADLDGLRMRFPGSPQFLLNAEALGAQPTEVAYEELYLALQQGVVDGQENPITNISATNIAEVQDYLSLSSHAQNSNLIIAGPVYDELDADQQQVLDDAVATAVDGLPACVEEEETAQLEEWASSGEIEIVDDVDVEAFSAQTDAWFTDNLEGESLAVYEAIKSSAP
- a CDS encoding shikimate dehydrogenase, with protein sequence MSTHYRVALLGHGIGPSLTPALHEQEAALLGLDYRYETVDLIGDPDVDLGALLTRLEGEGFAAVNVTHPFKVAVLDHVASTSAVVERIGSANLVLLDGTGDPGSPHRRAHNTDVTGFGAGLVAFLGDRPRGRVLQVGAGGAGRATAYALLDLGFDEVVVHDRDPVAAAALVERFAPTSGGRMLASEDDLATWVTDVDGVVHVTPMGMAEHPGVAFDPTVLREGAWVAEVVYRPLETELLRRARARGADTLDGGLMAVGQAVDSLRLITGREPDRDRMTEHFRALVRSLESDGAA
- a CDS encoding TetR/AcrR family transcriptional regulator is translated as MLDSRPGTSGHASRERRVRSPARLGWPHGQDENGARGAVRRVRQGAREDTTPPPADRYDERRNQLAESALQTLGELGYARTSLREIANNSQFSHGVVHYYFANKTELIVYCVRHYKAQCVRRYDGLVAHSTTPEELLTSFAAKLVETLQLEAPMHRLWYDLRTQSMFEEPLREAVLMIDQTLEDMIWRVVSRYAELSGADVAMTPAAAYGVLDGLFQQALLGYLTAEPQEALDTMTDQVHALMPLTLRG
- a CDS encoding SDR family NAD(P)-dependent oxidoreductase, with amino-acid sequence MTDLDLTGRTALVSGAAQGLGEGMAQALAAAGARVVVADLQDDLGEKVAGSLKGEGHGFVHLDVTDEASWENATRVAVSEFGGLDVLVNNAGVEISSLITEVVPEDIRTMLEVNVLGTALGVKWGLRTMRPDGPAGQGGSIINISSVAATIAFPGIPIYSATKSAVNRLTRVSAMEAGKLGYGVRVNCVYPGLVPTAMGQGLAADMAELGLFGSPEEAVGAVIELTPSGRLGEVADMADAVVFLASDASRFINGVGLPVDGGMGM
- a CDS encoding bifunctional sugar phosphate isomerase/epimerase/4-hydroxyphenylpyruvate dioxygenase family protein gives rise to the protein MRTSIATVCLSGSLEDKMTAAAAAGFDGIEVFEPDLVASDLSPEEVRSRAGRLGLTLDLYQPFRDFEGVTDDLLAANLRRAEARFAVMQRLGVDTVLVCSNVGTATVDSDDVSAHQLRRLGDLAAAYDVRIAFEALAWGRFVDDYRRAARIVALADHPAVGTCLDSFHILSRGHDPAGIEEIPAEKIFFVQLADAPRLAMDVLSWSRHHRLFPGEGDFDLTGFVAHLLRAGYAGPLSLEVFNDTFRQTDTARTAAHAFRSLVWLQDQAARRLDAGPLTRIAEAAPPVGVDFVEVKAEDTGEVEATLDQLGLTFRGQHRTKPVRLWSGGPARMVLNEQHAREVEPVVAGLGLVVPDAAATERRAHDLGVQPVHRRSQVDEARLAGFLAPDGLEVYLVDAPGPDAEPTWVEEFEHGLPRDTADSFTGVDHVNLVHSWAEHDEAVLFWTAAAGFDAPAATQVASPQGLVRSQVVRTPDGRVRLPLNVAPAVSRDYPEHVALHCTDIWAVASRAAGRGMAFLPVPDNYYDDLAARFGLDPGLLDRLRSAQLLYDRDGAGEFLHFYTRRVGRVFFEVVQRLDGYDGYGADNAPVRLASQARVDRVERTARESAAGPAAGARGRPRT
- a CDS encoding phosphotriesterase family protein translates to MPAADLGWTLTHEHLFVLSPELDRDHPHPEWDPDAAVDRAVAGLEELYDLGVRTVVDLTVPGLGRDVTLVGRVAARARVNLLAATGWYTDAVLPPYFRTHGPGRLIGGPEPLVEMFLRDLEEGVAGTGVRAAVIKVVTDEPGLTPDVSRVLAAAAVAQQRTGVPVVTHSNPHLRTGLDQLRVLGDAGVDLRRVVVGHSGDTPDRGYLRALLDHGATIGVDRLGMAHVADDDVMVDSVVTLAAEGYADRIVLSHDAAYFSRVTPPSWRREHAPHWRHDHLARCVLPRLRAAGVSADDLDRMTTHNARRLLTPSVEAAA
- the aroQ gene encoding type II 3-dehydroquinate dehydratase — protein: MSAVWVLNGPNLNLLGTREPAVYGHDTLADVEDRCRRTATTLGLGLDFRQTNHEGVLVDWIQQAGAGVAAGDVLGVVLNAGALTHTSVALRDAVVGAVVPTVEVHLSNVHAREPFRHHSYLSPVARGVVVGLGPLGYELAVRSFAPTQES
- a CDS encoding DUF5938 domain-containing protein; translation: MGDKQVVVYGASGYTGRLICEYLREYHVPFIAAGRDGAKLKTSMEGHVAGIETADYEVVEVTHDVASLTELFRGASVVLNTVGPFSKWGPEVVEACLAVGAHYTDTTGEQDWLITCDEQYGADFAAAGLLLAPGIAQMYTTGEIAAEVALETPGLDTLDIAVFWGGSPTIASTQTILFNAALSGAHYLEQNAYVPFDPDAGHFHLAVPGQHELALALPWGGTSHPVWYRRDPRVASCRALGGVFDKALMLGVPQIVAGALEATKDMEPDEKYAALAATAAQVMSSMPPRENPRLNKSLDSVHASGPLGRAHCVIHGNQNYKQTGLLQAYAAYSLLMQPPKRVGFASGCQAFGHRELLGVLRSFGLVSQPVLTVQA